Genomic DNA from Catenulispora sp. EB89:
AGCACTGACTCCGTGAACCCCGGCACCGGTACCGGCCGGAAAACCGCAGGTGAACCCGCGAGCGCGGCCCGAGCGGCCGCAATATCGCAGATGTCTGCGATCGCGGCGCCGTCGCGTGCCACGACGCGTACTTCGAATGGTGCCCCGTTCGCGGTCGCCAAGGCGTTCGCCGTAGCTCTGGCCAAGGAACCGCTTCCGAGCACGACGACAAAACCCTCGTCACCCATGCCCCTGCCCCGTGTACTACCCCGTGTGCGAGGTGTCCGGATATGTCATGCGGACACCGCAAATCGCATTGGTGTTCGATCTCAGAAGACGAACGGCGCCGAGAATACTCGCGGGTCTGGGACCGGGCAAGCCCCCTTTCCCACCGGCTCCCGGCCTGATAGGAAGGGCGGAACGACAGCCGAGAGAGGACACGGGGTTGGCTGGTCCGTTGGGAACTGAAGCGATGACGCATGCCGTTTTCACCCAGGTGAAGCCACGATCGCCGGCCGGGGCGGAGTCCGCCACGGTGCCCGCGTTGGTGCTTGCCGCGGCGCTGCGCAGACCGGCCGCGGCCGCGGTGAGCCAGGGCGATCTACGGATTTCGTACCGCGAACTCGTCCGTACGGCGGCGGGTGTGGCGGCGGCGCTCGCCGCTGTCGGCGTCGGCCCGGAGGACCGGGTGGTCGTCTGCGCCGACCGCCGGCCGGCGACGGTCGCGGCGATGCTCGGGGTGATGCTGGCCGGTGCGGCGTACGCGCCGCTGGATCCCGCGCAGCCCGCGGACCGCCTGCTCAGGCTGTGCCGACGCGCTGCTCCGGCGGCCGTTCTGGTCGACTCGGCGGGTGCTCGGGCGCTGGACGGTGCGCCGGGACCGGGCGGCGGCGCCGGCGGGTTCGGCGATGTCGGTGGCATCGGTGGCATCGGTGACGGCGACGGCGACGGCGACGGCGACGGTATCGGTGGCATCGGTGGCGGCGGCGATGGCATCGGCGGGATCGGCAGCATCGGCGCCCGGAGGCTGGATCTGACCGGCATCCAGCCCTTGCCGGTCGCGCTCGAGGACATCGCGCCGGGGCCGGCCGGACCGGACCACGCCGCGTACGTCATCCACACGTCCGGATCCACCGGCGAGCCCAAGGGCGTCGTGGTCACCCAGCGCGCCGTGGCGGCGCTCGCCGCCGCGACCGTCGAGGGCTTCGGGCTCACCGAGCATGACCGGACCCTGGCTTACGCCTCGTTCGGGTTCGACGTCTCGGTGCTCGATCTGTGGGTCCCACTGGCGGTCGGCGCCTCGGTGCAGCTCGCCCCCGAACCGGACCGCACCGACCCCGCGCGCCTGCGGCGCTTCCTGATCGGCCACCGCGTCACCTTCGGGTCGCTGCCGCCGATGCTGTTGCCGCTGCTCGACCCGGCCGACTACCCGGAATTCAGGACCCTGATGACCGGCGACGAGGCGCCGCCGCCGGAGCAGCTGGGCCGCTGGAGCGCCGGCGGCCGCAGGTTCTTCAACTGCTACGGCCCCACCGAGACGACGGTCCAGGTCACGGCCTTCGAGGGGGCCGGCGAGCACCTGGGACCGCTGCCGATCGGCCGTGCGCTGGCCGGTCACCGGGTCCACGTCGTCGACGAGGCGCTGGACCCGGTCCCACCGGGTACGCCGGGAGAGCTGCTGATCGGCGGTCCGGGACTGGCGCGCGGTTACCTCGGCGCCGCCGGGGCCACGGCGGACCGGTTCGTCCCCGACCCGTTCGGGTCCCGGCCCGGCGCCCGGCTCTACCGGACCGGCGATCGGGTGGTTCAGGACCCTGACGGCACGCTGACGCATCTGGGCCGGATCGACCGGCAGATCAAGATCCGCGGCCAGCGGGTCGAGCCGGGCGAGGTGGAGACGGTGCTGCGGGCACATCCGGCGGTCGTTCAGGCCGCGGCCTTCGCCGTGCCGGCGGCCGGCGGGTACGAACTGCTCGCTGCCGTCGCGTCGGCTGACACGCTGTCGGCGGCCGATGTGCGCGCCTGGTGTGCCGACCGGCTGCCGACGGCGTTCGTGCCGTCGCGGGTGGTGGTGCTGGACCGGCTGCCGGCCACTGCTTCGGGCAAGGTGGACACCGCGCGGATCGCGGCGCTGGAACGGGCCGAGGCTGAATCGATCACCGCGACCACGACCGCGACCGCGACCGCGACCGAGCTGGACCTCGGCGCGCCGGACCTGCTCGACATCGTCCGCGACCTGTGGTGCCGCGCCCTCGACGTGCCCCGCGCCGCCCCCGACGACGACTTCTTCGACGCCGGCGGCCACTCGCTCACCGCCATGCGGCTGGTGGCGGCGATCCGCGAACGGCTCGGCCGGGAAGTGGCCGTCGAAGAGGTCTTCGACGCCCGGACCCCGGCGGGCCTCGCAGCCGTCGTGGCCGAAGCGCCGGACACCGCGATCGAGCAGATCAGCACCGGTCACGCGCCGGCTCTGTCGGCGGGGCAGCGCCGGGTCTGGTTCATCGACCAGTTCGCCCCGGACAGCGCCGCCTACAACATCACCATGTCCGAGCGGATCCTCGGTCCGCTCGACGTCTCCGCGCTCGGCCGCGCCCTGCGGGCCGTGACCGAGCGCCACGAGCCCCTGCGCTGGCGCTTCCCGGTAGTCCAGGGACAGCCTTCGGTGAGCGTCGATCCGCCAGCCGACGTGCGGCTGCCGGTGCAGGATCTGGCCGGACTGCCCGAGGCCGAGCAGCGCGCGCTTATCGACAGTGCCCTGACCGACGAGGCCCGGACCCGCTTCGACCTGGCGACCGGACCGCTGTGGCGGGCCCGGCTGCTGCGGGTCGCCGACGACGACCACTACCTGCTGATGACGGTGCATCACGCGGTCTTCGACGGCTGGTCCCAGGACCTGCTGTACCGGGATCTGGGCCGGATCTACGCCGGAGCCGAGCCGCCGGTGCTGCGTGCGAGCTTCGCCGACTACGTCGCCTGGCGCGAGCGCGGCCGGGGCGCCGCCGATCTCGCGTGGTGGCACGAGCACCTGGCCGGCGCGCCCTCCCACCTGGACCTGCCGCGCGACCGGCCGCGGCCGGCGGAGCAGACCTGGCGCGGCGCCCGGGCCTCGGCCCGGCTGCCGATCGGGGTGCACCGCGGGGTCCGCGCACTGTCGGCCCGCCTGGGCACCACCCCGGCGACCATCCTGCTGACCGCGTTCGCCGAGCTCATGTCCCGGGTGGCGGACCGCCGCGACCTGGTGCTCGGCACGCCGGTCTCGGACCGCCGGCACGCCGCCTTCGAGGACCTGATCGGCTTCTTCGTGGACATCGTCCCGCTCCGGATGCGCCTGGACGCCGAGGCGGACTTCGCCACGGCCGTCCGGGAGTGCCGCGGCGAACTCCAGGCGGCGCTGGCCCACCCGGGGGCCACCCTCGACGAGCTCGTCAGGGATCTGCGACTGCCCCGGGACCCGGCGCGCGGGCCGCTGATCCAGGTGCTGTTCAACGTCTTCAACTTCTCCCAGCCCCGGCTGGAGCTCGCCGGGACCCGCGGTGAACCGGTCGTGCCGTCGCTGCCGGGCTCGCTGTTCGACCTCACCGTCTACCTCGTCGACGAGGACGACGGCTGCACGGTGACCTTCGTCTACAACCCCGACCTCTTCGACGCCGACCGAATCAGCAAGCTGATCTCCGGATACCATCAGCTGCTCGCCGCCTTCACCGACGACCCGTACGCCGCGCTCGCCGCCGCGCCGCTGCCGGATGCGGACGCCCTCGCCGCGGGCCTGTCCGATCCGCCGAGGATCATCGGCTCCGAGCCCGCCGCCCGGCCCGACGCCCGGCCGCGCACCGGGGCCGAGCAGGTGCCGGCGACCGCGACCGAAGGCCTGGTCGCGACCGTCTGGCGCGAGGTGCTGGGCCGCCCGGACGTCGGGCTGACCGAGAACTTCTTCGAGGCCGGAGGGGATTCGCTGGCCATCGTCGCGGTGCAGTCCCGGCTCG
This window encodes:
- a CDS encoding condensation domain-containing protein; translated protein: MTHAVFTQVKPRSPAGAESATVPALVLAAALRRPAAAAVSQGDLRISYRELVRTAAGVAAALAAVGVGPEDRVVVCADRRPATVAAMLGVMLAGAAYAPLDPAQPADRLLRLCRRAAPAAVLVDSAGARALDGAPGPGGGAGGFGDVGGIGGIGDGDGDGDGDGIGGIGGGGDGIGGIGSIGARRLDLTGIQPLPVALEDIAPGPAGPDHAAYVIHTSGSTGEPKGVVVTQRAVAALAAATVEGFGLTEHDRTLAYASFGFDVSVLDLWVPLAVGASVQLAPEPDRTDPARLRRFLIGHRVTFGSLPPMLLPLLDPADYPEFRTLMTGDEAPPPEQLGRWSAGGRRFFNCYGPTETTVQVTAFEGAGEHLGPLPIGRALAGHRVHVVDEALDPVPPGTPGELLIGGPGLARGYLGAAGATADRFVPDPFGSRPGARLYRTGDRVVQDPDGTLTHLGRIDRQIKIRGQRVEPGEVETVLRAHPAVVQAAAFAVPAAGGYELLAAVASADTLSAADVRAWCADRLPTAFVPSRVVVLDRLPATASGKVDTARIAALERAEAESITATTTATATATELDLGAPDLLDIVRDLWCRALDVPRAAPDDDFFDAGGHSLTAMRLVAAIRERLGREVAVEEVFDARTPAGLAAVVAEAPDTAIEQISTGHAPALSAGQRRVWFIDQFAPDSAAYNITMSERILGPLDVSALGRALRAVTERHEPLRWRFPVVQGQPSVSVDPPADVRLPVQDLAGLPEAEQRALIDSALTDEARTRFDLATGPLWRARLLRVADDDHYLLMTVHHAVFDGWSQDLLYRDLGRIYAGAEPPVLRASFADYVAWRERGRGAADLAWWHEHLAGAPSHLDLPRDRPRPAEQTWRGARASARLPIGVHRGVRALSARLGTTPATILLTAFAELMSRVADRRDLVLGTPVSDRRHAAFEDLIGFFVDIVPLRMRLDAEADFATAVRECRGELQAALAHPGATLDELVRDLRLPRDPARGPLIQVLFNVFNFSQPRLELAGTRGEPVVPSLPGSLFDLTVYLVDEDDGCTVTFVYNPDLFDADRISKLISGYHQLLAAFTDDPYAALAAAPLPDADALAAGLSDPPRIIGSEPAARPDARPRTGAEQVPATATEGLVATVWREVLGRPDVGLTENFFEAGGDSLAIVAVQSRLGAVLDREIRVVDLFHLPTIRSYAAFLDNGSDTGAQDRAAERARMRRDAGRGRNAARRGARLTEKKDD